Proteins from a genomic interval of bacterium:
- a CDS encoding vWA domain-containing protein produces MKLSLADYIRHYTKRVIGLSVPIEDSPQPCAVYKPKQVLGLPISDATLGKFLGEEFVLNASKELLFSIVVGLSYHESAHLLSGEDNITKPHILNNVICDSNDFNFVPNTWPGSVPFTLSLVNTTYQQSPDIATIPLNTKKDKLSALIELSVEFMRKRKIKFDGKDVKNLPDSHPLHDTFEKIKPIAKGARKSQIKDRPKLVKKLFEAIKDYWVEEEKQKGKKKGKPSPELTPELLDKLTKSAGAGRKLDKSDASKLQQLAEQSGVLRKCRELMQRAEKEIAKESLERIHSCIDKPYDLHEQKETAPYSPQINDSIVSEIRNSLRSILFQRSIRRMAPSVVGIRFNSSHFHEIKTNPEEPRIRREVKRIARIIDETSIVLCFDRSGSMAGEKQETTIQIASNLYKALSTIPKVKTALLGFNDTPQLIKGNRAASLDTILRRIPMGLQAQGGTNFALALKECLRLAKETQAHKKLVIILTDGDLNGTFDIDDLLQYAEEYRIEVICVGIKGSSVFELKLHFDKSIYVDRIAELPRKLKEVTLSHI; encoded by the coding sequence ATGAAACTATCCCTTGCAGATTATATAAGGCACTATACCAAAAGAGTAATTGGGCTTTCTGTTCCTATCGAAGATTCGCCACAACCTTGTGCAGTTTATAAGCCGAAACAAGTATTGGGATTGCCAATATCGGATGCAACTTTGGGAAAATTTCTTGGCGAAGAGTTCGTGTTAAATGCAAGCAAGGAACTGCTTTTCTCTATTGTTGTAGGGCTATCATATCACGAATCTGCACATCTGTTATCAGGCGAGGATAATATTACGAAACCACACATATTAAATAATGTTATTTGCGACTCTAATGATTTTAACTTTGTGCCTAATACTTGGCCCGGTTCAGTCCCGTTTACACTTTCCCTTGTGAACACCACCTATCAGCAGAGTCCGGATATTGCAACTATACCATTGAATACAAAAAAAGACAAACTATCTGCTTTGATTGAGCTTTCAGTAGAGTTTATGCGTAAACGGAAAATAAAGTTTGATGGTAAGGATGTAAAAAATCTGCCAGACAGTCATCCACTTCATGATACCTTCGAAAAGATAAAGCCAATAGCCAAGGGAGCAAGGAAATCCCAAATTAAAGACAGACCAAAACTTGTCAAAAAATTGTTTGAAGCGATAAAGGATTACTGGGTGGAGGAAGAGAAACAAAAAGGTAAAAAGAAGGGCAAGCCTTCACCAGAACTTACGCCTGAGCTATTAGACAAATTAACAAAGTCTGCCGGTGCAGGAAGGAAGTTAGATAAATCCGATGCCTCGAAACTACAACAACTGGCAGAACAAAGTGGTGTACTACGTAAATGTAGGGAATTAATGCAAAGAGCAGAAAAGGAAATTGCTAAAGAATCCCTTGAACGAATCCATTCCTGTATTGATAAGCCCTATGATTTACACGAACAAAAAGAAACTGCACCTTACAGTCCACAAATAAATGACTCTATTGTGTCAGAGATAAGGAACAGTCTAAGATCTATCCTATTCCAGAGAAGTATAAGAAGAATGGCACCATCAGTTGTAGGGATACGATTTAATTCTTCGCATTTTCATGAGATTAAAACCAATCCGGAAGAGCCAAGAATAAGGAGAGAAGTGAAACGAATAGCCCGAATTATAGATGAAACCAGCATAGTTCTATGCTTTGACCGCTCTGGAAGCATGGCAGGGGAAAAACAGGAAACTACAATTCAGATAGCAAGCAATCTCTACAAAGCTCTTTCCACTATACCAAAGGTAAAGACAGCGTTATTAGGTTTTAATGATACACCACAATTAATAAAAGGGAATAGAGCTGCATCTCTTGATACCATATTACGGAGAATACCTATGGGGTTACAAGCACAAGGAGGAACGAATTTCGCCTTGGCATTGAAGGAATGTTTACGATTGGCGAAAGAAACACAAGCACACAAAAAACTTGTCATTATTTTGACAGACGGTGATTTGAACGGCACTTTCGACATAGATGACTTACTTCAGTATGCAGAAGAATACAGAATTGAAGTAATTTGCGTAGGCAT